TCTTCAGCGCGGCCGTCGAAGGCCTTGCTGAGTTCCTTGGTGATCTCTCCAATCCGGCCGATCCCCCCGCCGTTGAGCAATAGCGACAGCGCACTGAGCGTCTCCTCCGTGGTCGGATACGCGCCCGCGTTTTGCAGCCGAATGATCGAACCCTGGCCCAGCTTCCCTTGTGCTGGCTCGTCTGTCGGCGCCGCCAGTTCGATGTGCAGCGATCCCAACAGGCTTGTCTGACCCAGCGTCGCTGTGGAATTAGCGGGCAGGTCCACATCACCGTTCAACATCATGGTCACCAGTGCGTGCCAACCCTGGCGCTCGATCCTGATGACGTTGCCCACCGTCACGTCGCCGACGCGGACCCGGGCATTGTTATCGAGGTTGACGACCTGAGGCAGCTCCGCCTGGATGGTGTAGGCACCCGCCCCCCTGCCCTCCGTCCCCGGCAGCGGCAGGGAGTTCAACCCACGCCAGTCACCACACCCCGACACCACGAGCACCACGCAAACGGCAAGGCTTACAACGGCATGTCGACGAATCCTAGATTTCATTGCCCACCCCCGTGAGGGACCATCAATCCGGGAAGCCCGGCATCAGGGTCAGTCGCTATCGGCGCCGGAACCACCGGCGCGTCACCAGGATTCCCCGGCACCTGGTCGGCCGGTTTGGCAGGCACGAACGGCGGCTGACCATGGTAGGGGTTGGCGGGTTCACCGAACCTTGTGAAGACCCCACCCGGTGGCGGCAACGGCCCGGCCGGAGGCGCTCCCGGCTCTGGTGGTGCCGCCTCCGCGGGCAACGCAGACGAAGATGGCGGAATGTAGTCAGGGCGCATCCAGTCCTCGCTGTAAGTGATCTCATTCGGCCGAGCCGACGCGCCGACGAATGGATTCACCCCCAGCGGAAAGAAGTTGTACTGCCTGTTCTTGACGATGGGGGCCAGATACTGCACACACAGCTTGGCGGATTGCTCTGCGTTCAATCGGGACGCCGCCTGCACTGCCCCACAGAGGAACTGGACGGGATTCGCCAAATTGTTGAAGGCCAACGCCCCGGTCAGTGTGCCTTGCGCTGGCTGATAGATGTTCAAAAAATTCTGAAATGCGTTGGGAGCCACGTGAACCAACTGTTTGATGTCGTCGAGATTCTCATTCAAGATCTGCGAGACACCAGCCAGCTTCTCAGATGTCGTACCCAGCGTATCGCGGTTCTCGGCGACGAAGGTCTTCACGTCGTCCGCGACGTCTGACAGATCACTGACCGCCGCACCGACCTCGTTCTGGTCGTTGGTGACCAATCTCGTCGTACTGGCCAGATTCTGATTGAGCTCCTGTAGCACCGCGGAACTGTCTTCCAGAGCGGACACCAGAATCGCCAGATTCCGCAAAGTCCCGAACAGACTCTTGCTGTTGTCACCGAGCGCGGAGAAAGCGTCCGACAACTGGATCAGGGTTTCGCGAATGTTGGCACCCTGACCGCGCAGGTTTTCGGCGGCAGTGTTGACGAAGGCGCCGAGCGTACTCACGCCTCCGAGCTCAGTTGGCTGAAGTGTGTCGGCAAGCCGTTCCAACTGTTCGCGGAACTGGTCGAACTCCACCGGCACCGCCGTGCGCTCTCGTGGGATCACCGCTCCATCTCGCATGGTCGGTCCGCCCGTGTATGCGGGTACCAGCTGAATGGATCGCGCGGTGACCAGTGCTGGCGAAAGGATCACGGCCTTGGCGTCGGCCGGCACGTCGTACTCGTCATCGACTGTGAACGTGATCTTGGTTCGCAATGGTTGCGGCTCAATCGACTTCACTGTGCCAACGGGCACGCCGAGAATGACAACGTCGTCACCGACGTAGATCCCGTTGCTGTTCTCGAAGTAGCCGACCAGGGTGTACGCCCGCGCTGCCTCTCCGAAGCTGGCCACCAAGAACCCCGCCACCAGAAGAAGCGCCAAGGTGGCTGCGAGGGCACCTCTTCCAACTCGGGTTCTCAACGCGTTCATCGACTTCCACCTTGGGATTCGGTCCCTGCTGCGTCCGGCGCCGCGCCGTGGACGGTCGGCACCTGCTCACCAGGGGCTCGATCGAGGATCGGAGTCGGCGGTGTCGGGGTCGATTCCTGGCCAGGCGCGGGGAGCGCGGGCGGCCCGGGCGGCGGACCGCCCGGCGGTGGCGCAGGCAGCGGCTCACGGTAGGGATAGCACCCCGGCCCTGGTAGTGCCAGTCCTGGCGGGCCACACTGCTGGTCACCCGGATTTCCGGTGATCGCATCAGGAATCGTCATGCGTGGGTCGCCTCCCTGGCCGGTACGCGGGAACGGCATGGGCAGCGCAGGTGTGGCGGGCTGACCGACTTGCGGGTCAGAACGCTCAGTGGGCGCCAGGACATTGGGGTCCAGGCCGAGATCGGAGAAGGCGGCGTCGATGAAGGGCTGGACGAATTGGCCTGGAAGCAGGTTGACGACGTAGGCCTTGAAGAATGGGCCCGAGCCCACCGACTCGCCCAGGCCGAGCGCGTACCTGTTGAGGCCCTTGACCGCAAGCTTGACCTGCTCTCGGTGGTTGTCCACGATGGCCAGCACTCCGTTGAGCTTCTCCAGCGCCGGCTTCAGCTCGGTGCGGTTCTCCGCGATAAACCCTTTGAGCTGCTGACTCACCCCCGAAAGGCTGTTGAAGAACTGGTCTAATGCGCCGCTCTGACTTTGTAGTGCCGCAAGCAGCTCATTGGTGTCGTGCACGAGCTTGACGATCTTGTCGCTGCGCTCGGCGAGTACGGTGGTCGACTTGTCGGCGTTGGATAACAGGCTTCGTAGCTCGGCGTCGCGATCCGCGAGGGTCTTGGAGAAGCGGCCCACTCCTTCGACTGCTGCGCGAACATCCGGCGGAGTGTTGGCAAAGGTCTCGGACAGCACCTTCAGCGAATTGGAGAGCTGATCGGTGTCGAGGCCGCTGATGGCAGTCGTCAGATCACCAATCGCGTCGGGCAGTTGGTAGGCAGATGTGGTCCGGGCCAACGGTATCGGCCCCGCCTGCTGCCCTTCGCCCCGTGGCGTTATCTCCAGAACTTTGCTGCCCAACGCGCTGTTCGTCTTTACCGCCGCCTCAGAGCGATCGCCGAGCCGAATCGCCTCCCGTACCTTGAATGTCACCAGCACCTGCGCACCGTCGAGCTTGATGCTTTCGACCTTGCCGGATCTCAGGCCGTTCACTCGGACGTCGGCGCCTTGACGCAACCCGCCGGCCTCGGCGAAGTAGGCAGAGTATTCCTTGCCTGTGGACAGGAACGGCAACTTGTCATAGTTGATCGCCGCGAGTGACACACCGATGAACAGCGCCAGCCCAATCGCACCGATGATCAATGGATTTCGTTCCTGGAAGGATTTCACCTCGGTGTGCACCTTCCAGTGGATTGTCCGGCTAACTTCACATAGACCGGCTGTCCGCCTTTACCGTTGAGCTTGAGCACGATGTCGCACAGATAGAAACTGAAGAAGTCTCCGTAGATGCCCTGCCGATTCAGGATCCGGTACGCGTCGGGAAGAGTGTCCAGCAGATTGTTCATGTAGTCGGCGTCGGCCACGATATTGCCCGCCACTCGGTCGGTCTCGTTGACCACTTTGGTCAAAGACGACCGAGTCTGTTGCAACAAATCTGCCACTGATCCGGCGACTTCGTTGACATAGGCCACGCCGTTGGCGATGTCCTGCTTGCGGTTTCGCAGACCCGACACCAACTCCGAGAGCGAGTCGACGGCCGTGGCGAACTGGTTCTGCTGGTCACCTAGTGAACGGAGGACGGTGTTCAAGTTGACGATCACCTCACCAACCAGCTCGTCGCGGTCGGCGAGCGTGTTGGTAAGTGAGGCGGTCTGCTCCAGGAAGGAGCTGATCGTCGCACCTTGGCCTTGGAACGCCGCAATGAGCGAGCCGGTAAGCGAATTGACCTGATCCGGGCTCAGGGCGTTGAACAGGGGGCGGAAGCCGCCGATCAAAGCGTCCAGATCCAGGGCCGGCTCAGTCTGAGTAATCGGAATGGTCTGGCCTGGTTGCAATCTGGTGGTTCCACCGGCGCCCTCGTCGAGCGAAAGAAAGCGATCGCCGAGCAGATTCTCGTACTGGATGACCGCCCTGCTGCCTTCGGTCAGCACCACCGTGTCGTCGGTGGCGAACTCGACGAGCATTGACCCGTCATCCTGGACGTCGATGTTCTTGACCTTGCCGACCTCAACCCCGGCGATACGCACGAAGTTGCCGGGCTCCATACCTGAGACATTGGTGAAGATGGCCCGGTACGACGTTTCGCCGCTGAAGCGAAGTTGACCGAACACGGCCACCATGACGAACCAGCCCAGGGTGCATATCACCAAGAAGATGGCAATGCGCCACAAGGTACCTCGCAAGCTACTCATGAGCATCCATCAATCCGGGGCACTTTCATCGAGTGCGCTTCCTCCTACGCTGGTCGGTCAGGGTCGTGGCGAAACGGGCCCCGGCGGGATCGGCGGCGGCGGAACGGGTTGCATCTGCGCCGGATGGGGAGGCACGAACGGCTCCTGGCCCGGTCGTGGACCCGGATCCTTCGGCGCGCCGGGAGGCGGCGCGGGCGGCAAGCCCGGGTACAGCGGTGTGCCGTCCGGGGCGTACTGCTGTCCGCCGTACGGCGGGGCGCCCGGGTAAGGGATGGGCCCCGGCGCCGGCGGGCCGATGCGATTCACCGTCGGCGGCTGGCCATTTGCACGCGTGAAGGGGAAGAAGTTCTCATAGCCCGGGAATCCAATGCCGGGGTTGGGTCGGATATCGACACCCGTGCCATAGCCCGTATTGGTTATCAGAGAACGCACCGGCCAGTTCTGCGCGACGTCGGGCAGGGAGCCGCAGCTCGGCTGACCGCCAGGTCCCCCTCTGGCACCCACGATCGGCAAATGGTCCGGGTACTTGTACTGATCATCGCCCAACAGCAGTGCCACGTCGAGCAACACGGACTTGCCATCCCGGCCGCCGGCGACGTCGGCGAAGCCGAAGTCGATGACGTTCTTGCCGCCAGTGAACGTACATGTGAGCTGGGGGTTGTACTTCATCAAGAGGCTCGTCGTGCTCTCTAACGCATTCACCGTGCGCACGAAGTTGTCCTTCGAGGGTGCGATCAGATTGATTCCGCTGTCAGCCAGCCCGATGACGTTGAGCAGCAACGAATCCAGTTGTTCAGCATGGTCGGTGATGGTCGTGCTGGTGGTGCTGACCGCGTCTAAAACCTTCACGATGTCCCCCGCCGCAGCGCCATATGTGTCACTGAAACCCTTGAGCGCCCGCCAGTCCTGTCGAATCGTCTCGCTGCGCGGATTTATCTCCGACAACACCTCGTCGCCCGCGGTGATCGCCTCGCCGAGTGCGTCACCCTGACCGCGTAGACCTTCGGCGAGCGCTGACAACACGGCGTTCAGCTTTGCGGTGTCGATCTGGTTCAGGACGCCCACCAGATTCTCGAACACGGTGTTCACCTCGGTCGCGACATTTCGAGCCGTCAACACGGTGCCCTTGCTCAACCGGGCCGGGCTGGGTGCGTCGGGCACGATGAGCTCGACGAACTTGTTGCCGAAGGCTGTCGTCGCCTTGATCTCGGCTTCGACGTTGGCCGGGATGTACTTGATTTGGTCGGAGTCGATGTCGAGTCGCAAGCTGGCGCCACCGGGTATGACACCGTCTACGCGACCGACCGTGACGCCGCGCAGTTTGACGTCATTACCGGGTTCCATGATGAGCCCGGTGCGCTCGGCCTTCAACGTAACCGGCACATAGGATTTGTACGACCCGGTGAACAGTGCTACGTCCACCACGATCGCGACAATCGCCACGACGAGGATGATGAGCGTCCACCATCCAGGGTGGATACGACTCTCTCCTGCCTTCAGCTTCCGCGCCATGCGCCGCTACCCGGAGATATTCAGTCCGCCACCCTGGCCGTAAATGCCAAGTGCGACAAACAGAAGGACGACGATGACTGCGACAAGGGACGCTCGCACGGCGCGACCGACGGCTTCGCCGACACCGGCCGGTCCGCCCGAAGCGGTGTAGCCGTAATAGGTGTGTATCAGCATGACGATCGTGGCCATTCCGAGCGCTTGAATGAGCGACAGCACAACGTCCATCGGGTTGAGGAAAGTGTTGAAGTAGTGGTCGTAGACGCCCGTGGACTGTCCGTAGGAGATGACCGTGCCGAGCCGGGTTGCCAACCAGGCGGCCAGCAATCCCATGCAGTAGAGCGGAATCGAGAGCACGATGCCCGCCACGAGGCGAGTCGAGCAGAGATAAGGGATGGAGCGCACACTGATGACCTCGAGCGCATCGATCTCCTCATTGATGCGCATGGCCCCCAATTGCGCGGTGGCGCCGGCGCCGATCGTGGCTGCCATGGCGATGCCGACGATCACGGGGCCGGCGAGCCTCGTGTTGACGTAGGCCGACGCGAAGCCGGTGAGCGCCTCGATACCGACATTGGCCAGGGAGCCGTAGACCTGAATCGCGACGAGCGAGCCCACCTGGGTGCTGAGGAAGGCCACGACGACGATGGTGCCGCCGATGAGTGCCATGGCGCCGACGCCGAGACTCATCTGGGCAATCTGACGCAACAGTTCGACCTTGTAATGGACCCAGACGTCTTTGGTGCCTGCGATGGTCCGGACGAAGAACTGCGCTTGCTCGCCAACGCGATTCCAGCCGTTGGTCAACGGACGGGCGCGGTACTGCATCCGCGGCAACAACTGCCGCGCGGGGGCACTCACAGCGTTGCCTTCGCGCCGACGATCGTGGTGATGGTGCTGATCAGGAACAGCACGATGAAGACGAAGACGACTGTTTCGTTTACCGCGTTGCCGACGCCCGCTGGTCCGCCTCCAACGGAAAGGCCCTTGTAGCAAGCGATCAGACCGGCGAAGAACCCGAACATCAGCGCCTTGGATAAGGCGATGACGAGTTCGGGGACGCCGACGAGCAGAGTGAGGCTCGAGACGAACGCTCCTGGCGTCACGCCCTGGACATAGACCGAAAACAGGAATCCGAAGAACAGACCAACCACGATGACGACCGAAGTCAGCATCGTCGCGATCAGCGTGGCGGCTAGGACTCGCGGCACGACCAGGCGGTGCACGGGATTGAGCCCGAGTACACGCATCGCATCGATTTCTTCACGGATGGTCCGGGAGCCGAGGTCGGCGCACATCGCCGTTGCACCGGCACCGGCGATCACCAACACCGTCACGATCGGACCGATGTAGAGGACTGCCCCGAGCGCCGCGCCCGCGCCTGATGCATCGGCGGCGCCCACCTCGAGCAATAGCAGGTTCAGGATGAAGACCGTCAACATGAGGAACGGGACCGTCATCATGATCGTCGGCAGGATCGAAACCCGCGCGACGAACCACGTCTGCTCGACGAACTCCCTGAACGCGAAGGGCGGCCTGAACATCTGAACGACGGTGTCCATCGACATCGCGAAGAACTCGCCCAGAGTGCGTAGTGGCTTGGCGACGTCAGGCGGTTTTCTGCCGCTCACGGCAAGCTCCCGCGATGCATCAGACCCGCGAGGACGCCTGCCCGATCCACTCCCACCGGGTCAACAGCGTCGGCGGCGGCAGACTTCATCGTTCGCAAATCCCTCCGTCAAGCTCTGACTTTGACTAACCCCACGTGTGATTAGGCACACAACCCGACTGCCGCCAAACCGTACACCACGCTTTTACGCGGTAGCAACAGTTCTCGGCATTTGCGGGTTTCGTGGCGGATTTCGGAACTTTCTCAGGATTGGTTTGCTCACCGCGCAACGCCCCGCCGCAACTACCGATGGACCCGTGGCGGTAGCCTCATCGACGTGACATCGAGCCAACGCAGATGAGCACATCTAAGCGATCCTGCCACCCCTGTTTCGCCATCGTTCTGGCCGCTGAACGGCGGCAACAGGACGGATGGGGCCGTCGACCGTTGCGGCCGGCAACCTCGAACCGGCGATTCGGACGGGCGGTCGCATGCCATGCCGTGGAGTTTGCTGACTATAGGACCTTTAATTGCACGATGATTATCAATCGCCTCCCACGGCAACAATTACTTGATGCAATTCGAGCCATATTCTCGCTCCCGTCAATAAGCAAATTCGAGGCTCACAAAAGGTGCGTAAAGATCTTCGTTCGAAACAATTGCGATTCGCCGAGACGTAGAAGAAATCGGCCGGTTGCTGCCGCACACCGGATGGCCTCGGGTGCAGCGAGCGTTGAACGGAATCGATCCGATGAGACGCGTCTCATCAGGGCCGCCATGCCCGAGCATCGGGCGACGCCCTCCTTGATGTTCGCCCTGTCGGCCGGGGACGGCACGGCCCGCATTCCGGTCTAGGGCGCATCAGCCATTTTTTGAACCGGCACCGCCCCCGCGATTTAGCGCCCAAGGCCATGCGGTCGCGGTGTCAATCGCGCGTGAGATGAAAGCATTAAACGTCTATCTATATAGCTAATTGCGATATGCCTATCGGCGAAAATTGTGGCCGGTCGCGATACCGCCTCGACCATTGCGGGCCACCACGTCATTCCGTTGCTCACCACGTCCCTCGCGCAGTCATTCGACCAGCCGATGTATCAGATCCGACGCCGCGGCTTCTACCTCGCCGAACGGCACTTCGGACACCCCGTTGTGATGCACCAGCCAGGACCGCTCGAGCATGGCCATCAGGATGAGCCCCGTCGCGGCGGCGTCGCCTGACGGCGGCGTCGACGCGATCTTGGCGATGCGCTGACCGAGTGCACGCGCGGCGCGTCGATGTGAACGTGCGACCGCGGCACGAAACGCACCGTCGGTCGGCATGTCGTCCTCTGAACGGATTACGAACGCGCCATTGCGGTTGAGATAGGTGAAGTAGCGGGCCACCCACGCTTCGATCGCCGCTCGCGAGGGGGAGTCGGAGAACGTCTCGATCACTTCTATGGCCTCGCGGTAGGTCGCGGTGCCGAGCTCGACGAACAGTTCGGTCTTGTCGCTGAAGTAGTAGTAGAAGTTCGCCCGCGTCACGCCGGCCAAGTCGGTGATGTCACGGATCGTCACCCCGGAGAAGCCCTTGCGGGCGAAGGCCACACGCGCGGCGTCCAGGATTGCCAGGCGAGTGCGGTCCGACTTGCGGATGCCTGGACTGGGCGGGCTCAAGCCCGGGTTCCGACAGGCTGCGGATAGAACCCGTTCGCCCACTCCCGGAGGGCGTCGAAGCCGGCCGACTCCGACGGTGCGAGCGCCGGCCGATCCATGTACCGCTGGTGCTCCCAAATCCGGATGTCGTCCGGCAACGCCAATTTGGCCGCGGCCAGCCGTTCCGCGAAGTCATTCGCCGACTCGTCGCTGATCCAGTATCCGGCGAAGATGTCCGAAGTCGTGTCGTCGACCGGCGTCGCACAGATCGAGATGACGCGCACTCCGTCACGGGTGTGCTCGCCGTTGAACGAGACGCCGATACCCGACCACCAGATCTCAATGGTGTTCATCGTGTCATCCGGCCGATCAGTTCCGTCGACCCATCGCTTGCCGAATCCCACTTTGGCCGACCAGATCACGTCGTCCCGGCTTTCTCGCAGCACTCCAGGACTGATCGGTGTGCGGTGCACAAAACGAAAATGATGTGGGTCCACCGCGTTCTCGGCGATCACCTGGGGGTGCACCTTGACACCGGCGAACCGAGTTCGACAGTCCTCGGTGAATTCGTAGTAGTTTCTCGACGAGACATGTTCTCCGAGAACCAATTTCCCGACGGGCACATCCCACCGCGGTGCACTGCCGGCGACGTCGTGCCAAATGTAGATGGAATCGTTTACCTCGGCAACAGGGTAGGACCTCAGGCGGCGGCCCTTGTTCGGTCGCTTTTCATAGGGGATGCGGACATTGCGCCCTCGGCCGTCCCACACCCAACCATGGAACGGGCACTGTATGCCGTCCTCAACGACACAGCCGCCGTGCGCCAAGCTGGCGCCGAGGTGCTGGCAATGCGCGTCCAGCACACTGACCGATCCGTCGCGCTGCCGGAAGGCCACGAGGTCTTGGCCGAAATAGCGCAGGGGCACGACGGCGTTTCCCGCGATATCGGCGCTCCAGGCAATCTGGAACCAGCCCGTCGGGGCCATGCTCGGCAGCTTGGTCATCGAATTCCTTCCTGCAGAGACACATATCGGTGCGGTCGAGAATACAGATTTTTGACAAAAGTGTCTAAAACGTAGTTGGCGTCCTTCCGCCCGGTATGGTCACCTGTATTACTAGGTAAGCGATCTAGCGGATGTGGGTGGGATATGCAGTGGGGATTGCCGTGGCCGGGCGAAACGGTAGCGACGCAAGCCGAGTCCGCGGGCGCGGGCGCGTTCTGCGCCGGCGAATTCGCCGATCTGAGTGCCTACGTCACGGCGGCGCAGATGGTGCGTTCGACGGCGACGGCATGGGTGGGCCCAGGAATCGCCTATGCGTTCGCCCGATCTCCCTTCGTCCATGCCGCGTCGGTTCGACACTTGGCCAAGCAGGCGGCCGGCCGGGTTTTCCTGGGACTGGGCGCCGGGACACCACGAATGAACCGCGACTGGTTCGGGGTCGACGCCGAACATCCCGCGCTGAGGATGGCCGAACTGGTCGAAGTCGTCCGACTGTTCCTACGGGCGGACAACGGCGAACCGATCCGCTACCAGGGCGACTTCTACTCCATTGAAGCCGATATTCGCGCACCCGTGCTAGGGCGTCTCGACGTGCCGATTCTCATCGGCGCCTTCAACCGGGTCATGGTGCGGACCGCAGGCCGTGTGGCGGACGGAGTGCTGGGCCATGGGTTGTTCACCGACCGCTGGTGGGACGAAGTCGTGGAGCCCGAATTGAGTCGCGGCGCAAGCATCGCGCATCGCACATCCGAGGAACTCAAGCGCTGGGGTTGGGTCATCACCGCCGTCAACGACACCGATCCGGAACGCGCGGTCGCCGATGCACGCTTGCAGATCGCGTTCTACCTGACCGTACGAACCTATGATGCGCTGGTCGAACTGCACGAATGGCAAGACGAGGTGAGTGCGATCCGCGCCGCATTCCACAGTGGTGACCCCCGATCGATGGCCCGGCACGTCACCGACGACATGTTGCGCGCGGTCGCCGTGTGCGGCGACAGCGCACAGGCGAAGGACATGATGTCCGATCGGAAGCGATTGCCCGACATCGCGTTTCTGGCCGCGCCGAGCTTTTTGGTGAGCGCACGTCGGCGGTCGGAGTACGACGTGGCTGCGACGTGCTTGATGCAGGATAGGTCGTGACCCGCGAAGTTACGGCCGCGTGCGGCGACGACATGGTTTACTGAGTAGTATAACTGGCACCGAATGAAGGGACCGCAGTGTCTCGACCCGAGTCGCTGGCACCGATGATCTCCGCGGATACGGCGACCGGAGCGGTCCGGTCGCCCAAGACGGCCGAGCTGGTCGCCCGCACGCTCCGGCGCATGGTTGTCGACGGCCAGCTCAAAGATGGCGACTTCCTGCCGCACGAGGCCGAGCTGATCTCACACTTCGGTGTCAGCAGGCCGACCCTACGCGAGGCAGTGCGCGTCCTGGAATCGGAACGACTAGTCGAGGTCCGCCGCGGTTCGCGTACGGGCGCTAGAGTTCGCGTCCCCGGCCCTGAGATCGTCGCCCGGCCCGCTGCGCTGTTACTGGCACTGTCCGGCACCACGCTCGCCGACGTCATGACCGCGCGCACCGCCATCGAGCCCCCAGCCGCGAACATGCTTGCCGAGAACGGCACAGCCGAGGCGCACGACGAGCTCCGACGATTAGTCGACGCGGTTCCCGCCGCGTGGGAAGCCGGCACGTTGGCGGCCGCATCGGCACAGTTGCACCGTCGCATGGTCGAGTTGTCGGGCAATGCCACCTTGGGGATCATTGCGGGCATGCTGCACGAGATCGGCGAACGTCACACCGCCGCAGCGATTTCGGGCGCTACCGGGGACAAGAAGATGGCCAAGGCCGAATACATGAGGCTGCACAAGTCGTACGTACGGCTCGCCAATTTGGTCTATGCTCGCAAAGGCGATGCGGCAGAAGCGCACTGGCGCCGACACATGGAGGCGGCCAGTGCCGCCATGCTTCGCGGCCACGAGAAGACCCGCGTCCGCGACATCATGGACTGACGACAAAATCCCCTCTTGCACGTGCTGGGTTGGCCCTCGCGCCTCTGGCGAATCAGTGATACGTTTATCTCATTGCGTCGCACTCATGAGACGCCGATCGCTGCAAGATCGCAGGAGGTGAGTGGTCTGAAGCCACTTGACGGCGTTCGCATCCTCGAGGTCGCACGATTCACGTTCGTGCCCTCGGCCGGTGCCATCCTCGCCGACTGGGGAGCGGATGTGATCAAGGTCGAGCATCCCGTCGCCGGTGACGCCCAGCGCGGACTCGTGCGGGTGCTCGGGAGCGCAGCCTCGGTGCCCGGATCGTCCTTCGCTCCGATCATGGAGGCGCCCAACCGGGGTAAGCGCAGTATCGGTCTCGCGCTGGACCACGCCGAAGGGCGCCCGCTGCTCGAGGAACTGATCCGGCGCAGCGACGTATTCCTCACCAACTACCTGCCTCCGACGCGCACCAAACTGGGGATCGACGTCGAGGATGTCCGCTCTGTCAATCCCGACATCATCTTCGTCGCGGGGAGCGGCTTCGGCGCCGACGGTCCCGATCGAGACACCGGCGGTTACGACGTCACCGCCTTCTGGGCCCGCGGGGGTAGCGCGGACGGCGTGATGCCGGCCGACGCCGACCGCCCGGCGTTCATGCCCGCCGGGGCCTATGGGGACAACATCGGCGGATTGTCGATTGCGGGAGGCGTCGCGGCCGCCATGTACCGCCGACTCGCCACCGGTGAACCGTCTGTGCTCGACGTGTCCCTGCTCGCCGTGGGTGCCTGGGCGACGCAGTTCAGCGTGAACATGGCGATGCTGTTCGGCGGCCCACTTCCCAAGCTGGACCGCAGGACTCAAGCGCCGGGCAACCCGCTGACGGGCGGCTACCGGACGCGGGACGGTAGGTACATCCAGCTTTCGATGCTGCAGCCGACGAGATACTGGGCGGAGTTCTGCGGGCTGATGGGGCTCGACGCATATGCCGACGACCCGCGATTCACGACGCTCGAGGCGATGCTCGAAAATTGCGACACCGCCTACGAGGTCGTTCGTGACGCGATTGCGAGGCTGACCTACGCCGACTGTAAGCAACGTCTCAGCCGCGGCACCGGACAGTGGGCTCCGGTGCAGGATGCGTGGGATCTCGCCAACGACGAGTCGTTGACCGCCAA
The sequence above is drawn from the Mycobacterium gallinarum genome and encodes:
- a CDS encoding MCE family protein — its product is MARKLKAGESRIHPGWWTLIILVVAIVAIVVDVALFTGSYKSYVPVTLKAERTGLIMEPGNDVKLRGVTVGRVDGVIPGGASLRLDIDSDQIKYIPANVEAEIKATTAFGNKFVELIVPDAPSPARLSKGTVLTARNVATEVNTVFENLVGVLNQIDTAKLNAVLSALAEGLRGQGDALGEAITAGDEVLSEINPRSETIRQDWRALKGFSDTYGAAAGDIVKVLDAVSTTSTTITDHAEQLDSLLLNVIGLADSGINLIAPSKDNFVRTVNALESTTSLLMKYNPQLTCTFTGGKNVIDFGFADVAGGRDGKSVLLDVALLLGDDQYKYPDHLPIVGARGGPGGQPSCGSLPDVAQNWPVRSLITNTGYGTGVDIRPNPGIGFPGYENFFPFTRANGQPPTVNRIGPPAPGPIPYPGAPPYGGQQYAPDGTPLYPGLPPAPPPGAPKDPGPRPGQEPFVPPHPAQMQPVPPPPIPPGPVSPRP
- a CDS encoding MCE family protein; its protein translation is MLMSSLRGTLWRIAIFLVICTLGWFVMVAVFGQLRFSGETSYRAIFTNVSGMEPGNFVRIAGVEVGKVKNIDVQDDGSMLVEFATDDTVVLTEGSRAVIQYENLLGDRFLSLDEGAGGTTRLQPGQTIPITQTEPALDLDALIGGFRPLFNALSPDQVNSLTGSLIAAFQGQGATISSFLEQTASLTNTLADRDELVGEVIVNLNTVLRSLGDQQNQFATAVDSLSELVSGLRNRKQDIANGVAYVNEVAGSVADLLQQTRSSLTKVVNETDRVAGNIVADADYMNNLLDTLPDAYRILNRQGIYGDFFSFYLCDIVLKLNGKGGQPVYVKLAGQSTGRCTPR
- a CDS encoding ABC transporter permease, with translation MQYRARPLTNGWNRVGEQAQFFVRTIAGTKDVWVHYKVELLRQIAQMSLGVGAMALIGGTIVVVAFLSTQVGSLVAIQVYGSLANVGIEALTGFASAYVNTRLAGPVIVGIAMAATIGAGATAQLGAMRINEEIDALEVISVRSIPYLCSTRLVAGIVLSIPLYCMGLLAAWLATRLGTVISYGQSTGVYDHYFNTFLNPMDVVLSLIQALGMATIVMLIHTYYGYTASGGPAGVGEAVGRAVRASLVAVIVVLLFVALGIYGQGGGLNISG
- a CDS encoding MCE family protein, translated to MNALRTRVGRGALAATLALLLVAGFLVASFGEAARAYTLVGYFENSNGIYVGDDVVILGVPVGTVKSIEPQPLRTKITFTVDDEYDVPADAKAVILSPALVTARSIQLVPAYTGGPTMRDGAVIPRERTAVPVEFDQFREQLERLADTLQPTELGGVSTLGAFVNTAAENLRGQGANIRETLIQLSDAFSALGDNSKSLFGTLRNLAILVSALEDSSAVLQELNQNLASTTRLVTNDQNEVGAAVSDLSDVADDVKTFVAENRDTLGTTSEKLAGVSQILNENLDDIKQLVHVAPNAFQNFLNIYQPAQGTLTGALAFNNLANPVQFLCGAVQAASRLNAEQSAKLCVQYLAPIVKNRQYNFFPLGVNPFVGASARPNEITYSEDWMRPDYIPPSSSALPAEAAPPEPGAPPAGPLPPPGGVFTRFGEPANPYHGQPPFVPAKPADQVPGNPGDAPVVPAPIATDPDAGLPGLMVPHGGGQ
- a CDS encoding MCE family protein, whose translation is MKSFQERNPLIIGAIGLALFIGVSLAAINYDKLPFLSTGKEYSAYFAEAGGLRQGADVRVNGLRSGKVESIKLDGAQVLVTFKVREAIRLGDRSEAAVKTNSALGSKVLEITPRGEGQQAGPIPLARTTSAYQLPDAIGDLTTAISGLDTDQLSNSLKVLSETFANTPPDVRAAVEGVGRFSKTLADRDAELRSLLSNADKSTTVLAERSDKIVKLVHDTNELLAALQSQSGALDQFFNSLSGVSQQLKGFIAENRTELKPALEKLNGVLAIVDNHREQVKLAVKGLNRYALGLGESVGSGPFFKAYVVNLLPGQFVQPFIDAAFSDLGLDPNVLAPTERSDPQVGQPATPALPMPFPRTGQGGDPRMTIPDAITGNPGDQQCGPPGLALPGPGCYPYREPLPAPPPGGPPPGPPALPAPGQESTPTPPTPILDRAPGEQVPTVHGAAPDAAGTESQGGSR
- a CDS encoding TetR/AcrR family transcriptional regulator, whose translation is MSPPSPGIRKSDRTRLAILDAARVAFARKGFSGVTIRDITDLAGVTRANFYYYFSDKTELFVELGTATYREAIEVIETFSDSPSRAAIEAWVARYFTYLNRNGAFVIRSEDDMPTDGAFRAAVARSHRRAARALGQRIAKIASTPPSGDAAATGLILMAMLERSWLVHHNGVSEVPFGEVEAAASDLIHRLVE
- a CDS encoding MlaE family ABC transporter permease, coding for MSMDTVVQMFRPPFAFREFVEQTWFVARVSILPTIMMTVPFLMLTVFILNLLLLEVGAADASGAGAALGAVLYIGPIVTVLVIAGAGATAMCADLGSRTIREEIDAMRVLGLNPVHRLVVPRVLAATLIATMLTSVVIVVGLFFGFLFSVYVQGVTPGAFVSSLTLLVGVPELVIALSKALMFGFFAGLIACYKGLSVGGGPAGVGNAVNETVVFVFIVLFLISTITTIVGAKATL